Proteins found in one Cetobacterium ceti genomic segment:
- the rapZ gene encoding RNase adapter RapZ, which yields MKLIILTGLSGAGKTAALNVLEDMGYFTMDNIPCKIAGFFIDNVETQLKDMDINRVGLGIDIRSIHNTKEFLDFLNKINLMKINYTLIFLEATNEKILNRYNLTRRKHPLEMTTLLESIELEREIMADIKEKANIVIDSSSLKPKHLAEKIRKVAHLDDGEDINIHIQSFGFKYGIPVDIDLLFDVRILPNPYYIDDLKEKTGCDKEVSDYVMSFPISKEYYEKLIDMVMFLIPHYIGDGKKHFSIGIGCSGGKHRSVTFANKLKEDLAGNVHEAKVYISHREEEMDNWN from the coding sequence ATGAAATTAATAATATTAACGGGATTAAGTGGTGCAGGAAAAACAGCTGCATTAAATGTTTTAGAGGATATGGGTTATTTTACAATGGATAATATTCCTTGTAAAATAGCAGGATTTTTTATAGATAATGTAGAGACGCAGCTAAAAGATATGGATATAAATAGAGTTGGGTTAGGAATAGATATTCGTTCTATTCATAACACAAAGGAATTTTTAGATTTTTTAAATAAAATAAATTTAATGAAAATAAATTATACTTTAATATTTCTAGAAGCTACAAATGAAAAAATATTAAACAGATATAATTTAACAAGAAGAAAACATCCCTTAGAAATGACTACCCTATTAGAATCTATTGAACTTGAAAGAGAAATTATGGCTGATATAAAAGAAAAGGCAAATATAGTTATAGATAGTTCTAGTTTAAAGCCAAAACATTTGGCTGAAAAAATAAGAAAAGTAGCTCATTTAGATGATGGAGAAGATATAAATATACATATTCAATCATTTGGATTTAAATATGGAATACCAGTGGATATAGATTTACTATTTGATGTGAGAATATTGCCAAATCCCTATTATATAGATGATTTAAAAGAAAAAACAGGATGTGACAAAGAAGTTTCTGATTATGTAATGTCCTTTCCAATTTCTAAGGAGTATTATGAGAAATTAATTGATATGGTGATGTTTTTAATACCACATTATATTGGGGATGGGAAAAAACATTTTTCCATAGGAATAGGATGTAGTGGTGGAAAACATAGATCAGTAACATTTGCAAATAAATTAAAGGAAGATTTAGCTGGAAATGTTCATGAGGCCAAGGTATATATTTCCCATAGGGAGGAGGAGATGGACAATTGGAATTAG
- a CDS encoding PP2C family protein-serine/threonine phosphatase, with protein MNYIVYVGMCVIFFLVLKKQEKENIKEISKILRSLREKEIYDDVPDIVKDEYKETITDIIKQEMELENSIGELREYRRELEVTYNSLVSKSTQLEYSNQALERRVASLSNINALSRTVLSIMELEKIINIILDAYFVLTGAKRISLYLWEDGRLLNKRIKGDIDFRGELYYSPEILKKFTKQDYKRVYDELAKGFKIDSDETVIVSPLVVKGKELGVIFIIEDNAKLINSDEETVSALAIQVAIAINNAQIYSDLLIKERISKELEVAARIQKRILPKNIDQIMGLEVANYFQPAKEIGGDYYDYSLLEDGTFTITIADVSGKGVPAAFLMALGRAVLKTLELQGKDPEENLNHLNNIIYPDITEDMFITMLHTKYNFDTRKLTYSNAGHNPLIVYKAKTDEIELHSVKGVAIGFLKGYKYRQGELELDRGDIVVYYTDGITETENLNKELFGLERLKDVIYANKNKNAEEIKKEILEKIDEFKGENEQVDDLTFVILKNNE; from the coding sequence ATGAATTATATAGTATATGTAGGAATGTGTGTTATTTTCTTTTTAGTTTTAAAAAAACAGGAAAAGGAAAATATAAAGGAAATTTCAAAAATTTTAAGAAGTTTACGTGAGAAGGAAATCTATGATGATGTTCCTGATATTGTAAAGGATGAATATAAGGAAACCATAACAGATATAATAAAACAAGAGATGGAACTAGAAAATTCCATAGGAGAATTACGTGAATATAGAAGAGAATTAGAAGTAACTTATAACTCTTTGGTTAGTAAATCTACTCAATTGGAATATAGTAACCAAGCCTTAGAAAGAAGGGTTGCAAGTTTATCTAATATAAATGCTTTATCAAGAACTGTTTTATCCATAATGGAATTGGAGAAAATTATTAATATAATTTTAGATGCCTATTTTGTTTTAACTGGAGCAAAAAGGATCTCTCTTTACCTGTGGGAAGATGGAAGACTTTTAAATAAAAGAATAAAGGGAGATATTGACTTTAGAGGAGAATTATATTATTCGCCTGAAATATTAAAAAAATTTACTAAACAGGATTATAAAAGAGTTTATGATGAGTTGGCAAAGGGATTTAAAATTGACTCAGATGAAACTGTAATTGTATCTCCATTAGTGGTAAAAGGAAAAGAATTAGGAGTTATTTTTATAATAGAGGATAATGCGAAATTAATAAATAGTGATGAGGAAACAGTTTCAGCCTTGGCAATACAGGTAGCTATTGCTATAAACAATGCTCAAATATATTCAGATTTACTTATTAAGGAAAGAATTTCAAAGGAATTAGAAGTGGCAGCTAGAATTCAAAAAAGAATTTTACCTAAGAATATAGATCAGATAATGGGATTAGAAGTAGCTAATTATTTCCAACCAGCTAAGGAAATAGGAGGAGACTACTATGACTATAGTTTATTAGAGGATGGAACATTTACAATAACCATAGCAGATGTAAGTGGAAAAGGAGTTCCAGCAGCATTTTTAATGGCCTTAGGTAGAGCTGTTTTAAAAACTTTAGAGCTACAAGGTAAAGACCCAGAGGAGAATTTAAATCATTTAAATAATATTATATATCCAGATATAACAGAGGATATGTTTATAACTATGCTTCATACAAAATATAATTTTGATACAAGAAAATTAACTTATTCCAATGCGGGACATAATCCTTTAATTGTCTATAAGGCTAAAACTGATGAAATTGAACTGCACTCAGTAAAAGGAGTGGCCATCGGTTTCCTAAAAGGATATAAATATAGACAGGGAGAATTGGAATTAGATAGGGGAGATATTGTAGTTTATTACACAGATGGAATAACTGAAACTGAAAATTTAAATAAAGAGCTTTTCGGTTTAGAGAGACTAAAAGATGTAATTTATGCCAATAAAAATAAAAATGCTGAGGAAATAAAAAAAGAAATACTTGAAAAAATAGATGAATTTAAGGGAGAAAATGAGCAAGTAGATGATTTGACTTTTGTAATTTTAAAGAACAATGAATAA
- a CDS encoding ABC transporter ATP-binding protein — MSEYILEMQNIRKTFLGGKVVANDNITLKVKKGEKHAIVGENGAGKSTLMKMLNGLYTPTSGKIFYQGEEVIIDSPGKAAKLGIGMVYQHFMLIPTLTVAENMVLGVEPKKGFNLDIEKARKDVKEVSEKYGLSIDPDVLVSDLSIGMQQRVEILKILFKGANLLVFDEPTAVLTPKEIKELYKIMDNLIAEGKTIIFISHKLQEVLDISDNITVIRRGRDVEGFPTSEATKERIANAMVGRAVLFTTERPEVEIGNKVIEVSNLFVKDNKGIVKVNGVNFYINRGEILGIAGVEGSGQGDLVEALTGLGNIYEGEIVLNGKNTVGLSPRDISLLGVANVPEDRHKRAAISEFTIMENFALGQEQDRYSSKGLLNLKKLKENALNYMEKYDIRPREIGVLFGRFSGGNQQKVVVARELEKEKNEFIIVAQPTRGVDIGAIESIHRMILAEKAKGKAILVVSSELSEILNLSDRIAVMCGGKITGVLNREEANEEKIGILMAGGKLD, encoded by the coding sequence GTGAGCGAATATATCTTAGAAATGCAAAATATTAGGAAGACGTTCCTAGGTGGTAAGGTAGTTGCAAATGATAATATCACTTTGAAAGTCAAAAAGGGTGAGAAGCATGCAATTGTAGGAGAGAATGGAGCGGGTAAATCAACACTGATGAAGATGCTAAATGGATTGTACACTCCAACTTCTGGTAAGATTTTTTATCAGGGGGAAGAGGTTATAATAGATAGTCCTGGAAAAGCAGCAAAATTGGGAATAGGAATGGTTTATCAACATTTCATGTTAATTCCAACATTAACAGTTGCAGAAAACATGGTTTTAGGAGTAGAACCAAAAAAAGGGTTTAATCTAGATATTGAAAAAGCTAGAAAAGATGTAAAGGAAGTTTCTGAAAAATATGGATTGTCAATAGATCCAGATGTTTTAGTTTCTGATTTATCCATTGGAATGCAACAAAGGGTTGAAATATTAAAGATTTTATTTAAAGGTGCTAATCTGTTGGTTTTTGATGAACCTACAGCAGTATTAACTCCAAAAGAAATAAAAGAGTTATACAAAATAATGGATAATTTAATAGCAGAGGGAAAAACTATAATATTTATTTCTCATAAGCTACAGGAAGTATTAGATATATCTGATAATATAACTGTAATTAGAAGAGGAAGAGATGTGGAAGGATTCCCAACTTCAGAGGCTACAAAGGAAAGAATAGCAAATGCAATGGTAGGGAGAGCCGTACTATTTACTACAGAAAGACCTGAAGTAGAAATAGGAAATAAAGTAATAGAGGTTAGTAATCTTTTTGTTAAGGACAACAAGGGGATTGTTAAAGTAAATGGAGTTAATTTTTATATAAATAGGGGAGAAATATTAGGTATAGCAGGAGTTGAAGGAAGTGGACAGGGAGATTTAGTAGAAGCTCTAACAGGTCTTGGAAATATCTATGAGGGAGAAATAGTTTTAAATGGAAAAAATACAGTGGGATTATCTCCTAGAGATATATCTCTTTTAGGAGTTGCAAATGTTCCTGAAGATAGACATAAAAGAGCGGCTATATCAGAGTTTACAATAATGGAGAACTTTGCCCTTGGTCAAGAACAGGATAGATATTCTTCAAAGGGATTATTAAACTTAAAGAAACTTAAGGAAAATGCTTTAAATTATATGGAAAAGTATGACATAAGGCCTAGAGAAATAGGAGTTCTTTTTGGTAGATTTTCTGGAGGAAATCAGCAAAAAGTTGTAGTAGCTAGGGAGTTAGAGAAGGAGAAGAATGAATTTATTATAGTTGCTCAACCTACAAGAGGGGTTGATATAGGAGCCATAGAATCCATTCATAGAATGATATTAGCTGAAAAAGCTAAGGGAAAAGCAATTTTAGTTGTTTCTTCAGAATTATCTGAAATACTTAATCTATCAGATAGAATAGCTGTTATGTGTGGTGGAAAAATAACAGGAGTTTTAAATAGAGAAGAAGCAAATGAAGAAAAAATCGGAATTCTAATGGCGGGTGGTAAACTTGATTAA
- the uvrC gene encoding excinuclease ABC subunit UvrC encodes MELDNFPEKPGVYLMKNNGVVIYVGKAKNLKRRVSSYFNRHHEDNKTKELVKNIENIDYIICNSELDALILENNLIKKYNPKFNILLKDKKTYPYLKISKEKFPKLSITRSTKDLDEGKGEYYGPYPFGGINLKKTLLNLLKIRDCNRDMEKIYDRPCLRYYMKTCLGPCKYKNIDEEYNKNIEILRKILKGNGQEVIKDLEEKMKIAGKNMEFERAIVYREQKNKIEMTLKNQIIDMGRDLDEDTFTFIVENERCFIYGFNIREGKILGNQSIEIDLKNKIYENINRDILFSYYEKFPIPKEIILSEIYSDDKEVIEEYLTLKKKKKVQVTIPKAGRKKELLNMTFKNLLEFIERYYLKKDIVEEGLKKLYNKLNLKKFPIRIECFDISNIQGKDAVASMSVALWGKSSKKNYRKFKIRSKDTPDDFQMMREVIERRYGKLDKKDFPDLILIDGGLGQINAVGKILEDLDKLQYIDLISIAKKEELIFKYGESEPYIFSHRDESLKILQRLRDEAHRFGITYHRLLRSKRIISSQLDEVEGIGPKRRELLLKKYGSVEKIKKVTVEELSEVIPEKIAINLKKKLQGD; translated from the coding sequence TTGGAATTAGATAATTTTCCTGAAAAACCAGGAGTTTATTTAATGAAAAATAATGGTGTAGTTATTTATGTAGGGAAAGCTAAGAATTTAAAAAGGAGAGTTAGCTCTTATTTTAATAGACATCATGAAGATAATAAAACAAAGGAATTAGTTAAAAATATTGAAAATATAGATTATATTATTTGTAATAGTGAACTAGATGCTTTAATTTTAGAGAATAATCTTATAAAAAAATATAATCCTAAATTTAATATTTTATTAAAGGATAAAAAAACTTACCCCTATTTAAAAATTTCTAAGGAGAAATTTCCGAAGTTATCTATAACTAGAAGTACAAAGGATTTAGATGAAGGAAAAGGAGAATATTATGGACCTTATCCCTTTGGAGGAATAAATTTAAAGAAAACTTTGTTAAATTTACTTAAAATAAGAGATTGTAATAGAGATATGGAAAAAATCTATGATAGACCTTGTTTAAGATACTATATGAAAACTTGTTTAGGACCTTGTAAATATAAAAATATAGATGAAGAGTATAATAAAAACATAGAAATTTTGAGAAAAATATTAAAAGGTAATGGACAAGAGGTTATAAAAGATTTAGAAGAGAAAATGAAGATAGCTGGAAAAAATATGGAATTCGAAAGGGCTATAGTCTATAGAGAGCAAAAAAATAAAATTGAAATGACTTTGAAAAATCAAATTATAGATATGGGAAGAGATTTAGATGAGGATACATTTACATTTATTGTGGAAAATGAAAGGTGCTTTATCTATGGATTTAATATTAGAGAGGGAAAAATTTTAGGAAATCAATCTATTGAAATTGATTTAAAAAATAAAATATATGAAAATATAAATAGAGATATTTTATTTTCATACTATGAAAAATTTCCCATACCGAAGGAGATAATTTTATCAGAAATATATAGTGATGATAAAGAGGTAATTGAAGAGTATTTAACTTTAAAGAAAAAGAAAAAAGTTCAAGTGACTATTCCAAAAGCAGGTAGAAAAAAAGAACTTTTAAATATGACATTTAAAAATTTATTGGAATTTATAGAAAGATATTATTTAAAAAAAGATATTGTAGAAGAGGGGTTAAAAAAATTATATAATAAATTAAACCTGAAAAAATTTCCCATAAGAATAGAGTGTTTTGACATTTCTAATATTCAGGGAAAGGATGCAGTGGCATCTATGAGTGTTGCCCTTTGGGGAAAAAGTAGTAAAAAAAATTATAGAAAATTTAAGATTAGAAGTAAGGATACACCTGATGATTTTCAAATGATGAGAGAAGTTATTGAAAGAAGATATGGAAAATTAGATAAGAAAGATTTTCCAGATTTGATTTTAATAGATGGAGGATTGGGTCAAATAAATGCTGTAGGAAAAATATTAGAAGATTTAGATAAATTACAATATATAGATTTAATTAGTATTGCAAAAAAAGAGGAGTTAATATTTAAATATGGAGAAAGTGAACCCTATATTTTTAGTCATAGAGATGAATCATTAAAGATTTTACAAAGACTAAGGGACGAAGCTCATAGATTTGGAATAACTTATCATAGATTATTAAGATCTAAAAGAATAATAAGTAGTCAGTTAGATGAAGTAGAGGGAATAGGACCTAAAAGAAGAGAATTACTTCTTAAGAAATATGGTTCTGTAGAAAAAATAAAAAAAGTAACAGTGGAAGAGTTAAGTGAAGTTATCCCTGAAAAAATAGCAATAAATTTAAAGAAAAAATTACAGGGAGATTAA